In a genomic window of Dehalococcoidia bacterium:
- the recA gene encoding recombinase RecA, whose protein sequence is MTTEKEKALELAIDQIEKQFGQGAIMRFNDSSAQTKIAVIPSGSVALDIALGVGGIPRGRVTEIFGPESSGKTTLAQHIIAEAQKLGGKAAYIDVEHALDPAYAKTCGINLDELLISQPDTGEEALEICETLVRSNAIDIIVVDSVAALVPRAEIEGEMGDAHVGLQARLMSQALRKLTASIGRTGTAVVFINQLREKVGIIFGNPEVTPGGRALKFYSSVRIDLRRIETIKQGDKVIGTRVKAKIVKNKVAPPFRIAEFDIMFSCGISREGDLVDLGAKLDVLKKAGAFFSYGDIRLGQGREASKNYLKQNPELAQEIEQKVKAAAVTASSIGFTDSE, encoded by the coding sequence AAAAGGCACTGGAACTGGCCATCGACCAGATTGAAAAGCAATTTGGTCAGGGCGCTATCATGCGTTTCAACGATAGCTCGGCGCAGACCAAGATTGCTGTTATCCCCAGTGGCTCAGTGGCGCTGGACATAGCGCTGGGGGTGGGGGGTATCCCGCGAGGCCGCGTTACCGAAATCTTCGGACCCGAGAGTTCGGGCAAGACCACTCTGGCCCAGCACATCATTGCCGAGGCTCAGAAACTGGGAGGCAAGGCGGCCTATATTGACGTGGAACATGCCCTCGACCCGGCTTATGCCAAAACCTGCGGTATCAACCTGGACGAATTGCTCATCTCACAGCCCGACACCGGTGAAGAAGCCCTCGAAATCTGCGAGACGCTGGTGCGCTCGAATGCCATCGACATAATAGTTGTCGACAGCGTGGCGGCGCTGGTGCCCCGTGCCGAAATCGAAGGCGAGATGGGCGATGCCCACGTGGGGTTGCAGGCCAGGCTGATGTCGCAAGCGCTGCGCAAGCTGACGGCGTCCATCGGGCGCACGGGGACGGCGGTGGTCTTTATAAACCAGCTAAGGGAAAAAGTAGGCATCATTTTCGGCAACCCGGAGGTGACACCCGGCGGACGCGCGCTCAAGTTCTACAGCTCGGTGAGAATAGACTTGCGTAGAATAGAGACTATCAAGCAGGGCGACAAGGTCATCGGCACACGCGTCAAGGCCAAAATCGTCAAGAACAAAGTGGCCCCGCCCTTCCGTATCGCGGAGTTCGATATCATGTTCTCTTGCGGCATCAGCCGCGAGGGCGACTTGGTAGACCTGGGTGCCAAGCTGGATGTGTTAAAGAAAGCCGGAGCTTTCTTCTCCTACGGTGACATTCGCCTGGGGCAGGGTAGAGAGGCCTCCAAGAATTACCTGAAGCAGAATCCTGAGCTGGCTCAGGAAATCGAGCAGAAGGTAAAGGCCGCAGCCGTCACCGCCAGCAGCATCGGTTTTACCGATAGCGAATGA